The Medicago truncatula cultivar Jemalong A17 chromosome 4, MtrunA17r5.0-ANR, whole genome shotgun sequence genome includes a region encoding these proteins:
- the LOC11411672 gene encoding uncharacterized protein, whose product MAIAHCFFSFHAPFTTRRNIIVSSKTGQRKNYLRPKILKTLTKPSLSISPTLLQPPTPQQFLSPPQELELGSDVPADEMHGEDIAGAVGETGEFEELRVSVYTAKDNGVFGNVSAKEIFKYGGIYLIGAFVFQTVCYLWNSRNEHSNGDLEVGEREKRNILFDGNGKTVEDQVLEKRIEEIKLMAREARRIELLEKQGKGEEEENGDPEIDGIEKEIGERLLKLKNRIKSNKDSSAALRLNGRGNSDEDGDMSVNQGIEELVFKKKSKFKSPSTKATRTPKGFPGTQDRRVSSVKPQDYGSQVTDRAGILDGDKQVNQQDVTDKNASGVPLEERGKTVDDKSGEIQNEGKNLEEMIEAPNTKTKDGVTPKSINNGAFPETSIGMSSPEVRELRTQNTQGFEKDNVDSINGSSGHGLAKKNSAANKAKVKQEKSKTDIWWLNLRYVLVILMQRGSNGEGHKGLYSLNFTSKEREQNDDSYTVAFEDPADANNFCFLLESYFEDLGDNFSANAVPMSIQELNEEIIFHGEKVVVVKKRQLQLYAGQLLTDVEMALCSIIEQDQNVP is encoded by the exons ATGGCGATTGCGCATTGCTTCTTCTCCTTCCATGCGCCATTCACCACGAGACGAAACATTATCGTCTCTTCGAAAACTGGTCAAAGGAAAAACTATCTGCGACCTAAAATTCTCAAAACCCTAACAAAACCCTCTCTATCCATTTCTCCCACTCTTTTACAACCACCGACACCGCAACAATTTCTCTCCCCTCCTCAAGAACTTGAACTCGGTAGTGATGTACCCGCCGACGAAATGCACGGCGAAGATATCGCCGGAGCTGTTGGTGAGACTGGTGAATTTGAAGAATTACGAGTGTCTGTGTACACAGCAAAAGACAATGGTGTTTTTGGTAATGTTTCTGCTAAGGAGATTTTCAAATACGGTGGTATATATTTGATTGGTGCTTTTGTGTTTCAAACTGTTTGTTACCTTTGGAATTCGAGAAATGAACATTCCAATGGGGATTTGGAAGTGGGTGAAAGGGAAAAGAGGAACATTTTGTTTGATGGGAATGGGAAAACTGTGGAGGATCAAGTTTTGGAAAAGAGAATTGAGGAAATTAAGTTAATGGCGAGGGAAGCTCGAAGAATTGAGTTATTGGAGAAGCAAGGAAAAGGGGAAGAGGAAGAGAATGGGGATCCTGAAATCGATGGTATTGAGAAAGAGATTGGCGAGCGTTTGTTGAAGCTGAAGAATAGGATTAAGAGTAACAAGGATAGTTCAGCAGCATTGCGATTAAATGGTCGTGGAAATTCTGATGAGGATGGTGATATGAGTGTGAATCAGGGGATAGAGGAATTAGTGTTTAAGAAAAAGTCTAAATTTAAAAGCCCTTCGACTAAGGCTACAAGAACACCGAAGGGATTTCCAGGGACTCAAGATCGTAGGGTTTCAAGTGTAAAACCCCAAGATTATGGAAGTCAGGTTACTGATCGTGCAGGAATATTGGATGGCGATAAGCAAGTGAATCAACAAGATGTGACAGACAAAAATGCTTCTGGTGTTCCATTGGAAGAAAGAGGTAAAACAGTTGATGACAAGTCTGGGGAAATTCAAAATGAAGGGAAGAATTTGGAAGAAATGATTGAAGCACCTAATACGAAAACAAAGGATGGAGTTACACCCAAGAGCATAAACAATG gTGCTTTCCCGGAGACTAGTATTGGGATGTCTTCACCTGAAGTAAGAGAATTGAGGACACAAAACACCCAGGGTTTTGAAAAGGATAATGTGGACAGTATAAATGGCAGTTCAGGACATGGAttagctaaaaaaaattcagcagCTAACAAAGCCAAAGTTAAACAAGAAAAATCTAAGACTGATATTTGGTGGTTGAACCTACGTTATGTTCTA GTTATTCTCATGCAAAGAGGCTCCAACGGGGAAGGTCACAAAGGTCTCTATAGTTTAAACTTCACCTCTAAGGAACGGGAACAAAATGATGATTCCTATACCGTTGCTTTTGAGGATCCGGCTGATGCCAACAACTTTTGTTTCCTATTGGAATCCTATTTTGAAGATTTGGGCGACAATTTTAGTGCCAATGCAGTTCCCATGTCAATACAA GAATTGAATGAAGAAATAATATTTCATGGCGAGAAAGTAGTAGTTGTTAAAAAGAGGCAGCTTCAACTCTATGCCGGGCAGCTACTTACTGATGTTGAGATGGCGTTGTGCTCGATAATAGAACAAGATCAGAATGTGCCATAA
- the LOC11409013 gene encoding translocase of chloroplast 159, chloroplastic translates to MASNSKPFVSASGEFPLQMNLSGSVPIRAPLTIDNSDSEFDLSSDATLSETASHSDLEEEPHYASQEDEEEECFELDEELPLLEQVPLRVTPFAHLSTYDDEEENEDDDEEDGGEIMNVVRVPENVVLAPRIKVLDVEKENSDSGSDVSIDGEGIGIRVACDGDSTATATDSDVMSQYSRDGLENEQFGKVSVAFNEIENDDMKLYGLDRDDGIRDELIETDNVMESNLQVETTDTVEETSNANNLLEFDVEGYVNSIMLEHNTSAGYLEQNPETENVEDNTTTIQSIATNGGQSDVASHQECESEKLVSVTDYVDDSKDMLHDSSVGFESNDGVSEGNEIQGVEYSELSDPALFEECKYLKNGLSETGLDFILKDGLFCDYHSHENAETFNFGDNVNEEATMELNTVSQESKRDSSDLDEDVEELMSVRLEQFREQISALSTLLGSIGSGKNCHQEETVTSPHGRMNLAKDDVRSQLIYFDSVGESDCNRVTVTYADQSDVLFLKGPASLSSLPGGDAQVWFQHNISENEKEKIHEIQTMSVEFLRLVQRINFSLEDSLVSKVLCRLVADIERRSHQEFVISSAKILAKKLEEDLEDDLDFSLNILVLGKSGVGKSATINSIFGDTMVMTDAFEPATTSVREVYGIVDGVNIRILDTPGLRSPMKEQSFNKKILSSVKRYMKKFPPDVILYVDRVDFQSIDLNDLPILRSITSSLGPSIWQHTILALTHAASTPLDGPSGSPLSYEVFVAQKSYPVQQSIIKAVGDQCQLSPSFMCPVSLVENHPLCGKNISGDSVLPNGLRWRSQLLALCFSLKILSQVSSVSIPCTLFDHWKQFLLQDHSEPMCHLCSCLLQSPAHHLKFSANWS, encoded by the exons ATGGCGTCGAATTCGAAGCCATTCGTCTCTGCCTCCGGCGAGTTCCCTCTACAGATGAATCTCTCAGGTTCCGTTCCCATCAGAGCTCCTCTTACAATTGATAATTCTGATTCTGAATTTGATTTGTCAAGTGACGCCACTCTTTCCGAAACCGCTTCGCATTCTGACCTAGAAGAAGAACCACATTACGCATCtcaagaagatgaagaagaagagtgTTTTGAACTTGACGAAGAACTTCCCCTTCTCGAACAAGTGCCTCTGCGTGTTACTCCCTTCGCTCATTTGTCTACTTACGACGACGAAGAGGAAAACGAAGATGATGACGAAGAAGATGGTGGTGAAATCATGAATGTTGTGAGAGTACCGGAGAATGTTGTCCTCGCACCGAGAATTAAGGTGCTGGacgttgaaaaagaaaattctgaTTCAGGTTCCGATGTTTCCATTGATGGAGAAGGTATTGGAATAAGAGTAGCTTGTGATGGAGACTCTACTGCTACTGCAACTGATTCTGATGTTATGTCGCAGTATTCCAGAGATGGTTTGGAGAATGAGCAATTTGGGAAGGTAAGTGttgcatttaatgaaattgaaaatgatgatatgaAATTATATGGTTTAGATAGAGATGATGGAATTAGGGATGAGTTAATTGAGACTGATAATGTAATGGAAAGTAACTTGCAAGTGGAAACCACTGATACGGTGGAAGAAACTTCTAATGCCAACAACTTATTGGAATTTGATGTTGAGGGTTATGTCAACAGCATAATGCTGGAGCATAATACAAGTGCTGGCTATTTAGAACAGAATCCTGAAACAG aaaatgttgaagataATACTACAACGATTCAAAGTATTGCAACTAATGGAGGTCAAAGTGATGTTGCTTCTCATCAAGAATGCGAGAGTGAGAAACTGGTAAGCGTAACTGATTATGTAGACGACTCAAAAGATATGTTGCATGATTCTTCTGTTGGTTTTGAATCCAATGATGGTGTTTCTGAAGGTAATGAAATTCAGGGTGTTGAGTATTCTGAACTTTCTGATCCTGCACTCTTTGAAGAGtgtaaatatttgaaaaatggtttGTCTGAAACTGGTTTAGATTTTATTCTAAAAGATGGGTTGTTTTGTGATTACCATTCACACGAGAATGCGGAAACGTTTAACTTTGGAGACAATGTAAACGAAGAGGCTACTATGGAGCTAAACACAGTAAGTCAAGAGTCAAAAAGAGATAGTTcggatttggatgaagatgtcGAAGAGTTGATGTCAGTTCGCCTTGAGCAGTTCAGGGAACAAATTTCAGCTCTCTCGACTCTTTTGGGTTCAATAGGTTCTGGAAAGAACTGTCATCAAGAAGAAACAGTAACAAGTCCACATGGAAGAATGAACTTAGCAAAGGATGATGTGAGAagtcaattaatatattttgatagtGTAGGTGAATCAGATTGCAACAGAGTTACAGTCACTTATGCTGATCAATCTGATGTTCTTTTCCTCAAAGGTCCAGCTAGTTTGAGTTCCTTACCAGGTGGTGATGCTCAAGTTTGGTTCCAACACAACataagtgaaaatgaaaaggaaaaaatacaCGAGATACAGACCATGAGTGTCGAATTCTTGAGGCTTGTCCAGCGAATAAATTTCTCTCTTGAAGATTCCTTGGTTTCAAAAGTTTTATGCAGGTTGGTTGCAGATATTGAAAGGCGCTCACATCAAGAATTTGTCATTAGTTCAGCAAAAATATTGGCAAAAAAGCTTGAAGAAGATTTGGAGGATGATTTAGACTTTTCTTTGAACATTCTAGTTCTCGGGAAAAGTGGTGTGGGAAAGAGTGCAACCATTAATTCTATTTTTGGCGATACAATGGTAATGACAGATGCATTTGAACCTGCCACAACCTCTGTAAGAGAGGTTTATGGAATTGTAGACGGAGTCAATATCAGAATCCTCGACACACCTGGTCTCAGGTCCCCTATGAAGGAGCAATCTTTCAACAAAAAGATACTATCATCGGTAAAGAGGTATATGAAAAAGTTTCCTCCAGATGTCATTCTCTATGTGGATAGAGTAGATTTCCAGAGCATAGATCTAAATGATTTACCGATATTAAGGTCTATCACAAGTTCTCTTGGTCCATCAATATGGCAACACACAATTCTTGCTCTCACTCATGCTGCTTCTACTCCTTTGGATGGTCCATCAGGATCCCCTCTGAGCTATGAAGTATTTGTTGCTCAAAAATCCTATCCTGTTCAACAATCAATCATCAAAGCAGTTGGTGATCAATGTCAATTGAGCCCAAGTTTCATGTGTCCAGTGTCTCTTGTTGAGAACCATCCATTATGTGGAAAAAATATATCTGGGGACAGTGTGCTTCCCAACGGACTTAGGTGGAGAAGCCAGTTATtagctttgtgtttctctctgaAGATCCTATCTCAAGTGTCTTCTGTTTCAATACCTTGTACTCTCTTTGACCACTGGAAGCAGTTTTTGTTGCAGGACCATTCTGAGCCTATGTGCCATCTATGTTCTTGTTTGTTGCAGTCTCCTGCTCATCATCTAAAATTCTCTGCCAATTGGAGTTAA